A genomic window from Lycium barbarum isolate Lr01 chromosome 4, ASM1917538v2, whole genome shotgun sequence includes:
- the LOC132638161 gene encoding zinc finger protein ZAT1-like — protein sequence MVDNNSQKNEPSSVVHYCKICKRGFNSAGALGGHMRSHGASGDSTNRNYGEEISEQKYMINNFRKDKSEGQKQHSYNLRANSNRLMLGNRSTSDDDRDVEKSEYYYGHDVKEKHSSREEEEDLANCLVMLSNKSYDLSDKNNKEAKNKAKEVEKGMFQCKGCKKVFNSHQALGGHRASHKKVKGCYAAKIDDNINDDNNNNDDDDNDIDEDSMISPSDLIFHQESNSFQSQSPSSSSSFSRKRLRVHQCSICHRVFSSGQALGGHKRCHWLTSILPETTFIPTFQEIQYHNQEQLLYNKPLFTNSHQPLDLNFPAQIGNPNEVGLKLYNNPFEHEGQRSYLQLWTDQQVDTKQNHKCKDSTKDLSSEENCKAKKAKLSNLKDVNLDGGSSWLQVGIGPTPDIVATL from the coding sequence ATGGTGGACAATAATAGCCAAAAAAATGAACCATCAAGTGTTGTACACTATTGTAAAATATGTAAGAGGGGATTTAATAGTGCTGGGGCACTTGGTGGACACATGAGATCTCATGGAGCTTCAGGGGATTCTACTAATAGAAACTATGGAGAAGAAATTAGTGAACAAAAATATATGATCAATAACTTTAGAAAGGATAAATCGGAGGGTCAGAAGCAACACTCGTATAATCTCCGTGCTAATTCTAATCGATTAATGTTGGGCAATCGATCAACAAGTGATGATGATCGAGATGTTGAAAAATCGGAGTATTATTATGGTCATGATGTTAAGGAGAAACATTCTtcaagagaagaagaagaagatctcGCGAATTGTTTAGTCATGTTATCGAACAAATCTTATGATTTGTCCGATAAAAACAACAAGGAGGCTAAAAACAAGGCTAAAGAAGTGGAAAAAGGTATGTTCCAATGTAAAGGATGTAAGAAAGTTTTTAACTCCCACCAAGCTTTAGGGGGACATAGAGCGAGTCACAAGAAAGTTAAAGGGTGTTATGCTGCAAAAATCGATGACAACATtaacgacgacaacaacaacaatgatgatgatgataatgacatcGATGAAGACTCGATGATCTCTCCTAGTGATTTAATTTTTCATCAAGAATCTAACTCTTTTCAGTCCCAATCTCCATCATCATCAAGCTCGTTTTCAAGAAAGAGATTGAGGGTTCACCAATGCTCGATTTGTCATCGCGTCTTTTCATCTGGACAAGCCTTGGGTGGACACAAAAGATGTCATTGGCTAACATCAATTTTGCCAGAGACTACTTTTATACCTACTTTTCAAGAAATCCAATATCACAACCAAGAACAATTACTATACAACAAGCCCTTATTTACCAACTCTCATCAGCCACTAGATCTAAATTTTCCAGCACAAATAGGCAATCCAAATGAAGTTGGACTGAAACTATACAATAATCCATTTGAACATGAAGGCCAAAGAAGCTATCTCCAACTATGGACAGACCAACAAGTTGATACTAAACAAAATCACAAGTGCAAGGATTCAACAAAGGATTTGAGTAGTGAAGAAAATTGCAAGGCAAAGAAAGCAAAATTGAGTAACCTTAAAGATGTGAATTTGGATGGAGGTTCTTCCTGGTTACAAGTAGGGATTGGTCCAACTCCTGATATAGTAGCAACCCTCTAA
- the LOC132635121 gene encoding WAT1-related protein At5g47470-like isoform X2, which translates to MGSSSRKRDFFEDFAIIGGLIGVQFMYAGNSVVSSYLMLLGFKPSSLIILSSLATFLILCPFSFMFERIQWPRQMSLKLLIQLFLISFGGVTLFQSLFMKGIKLTSPAMATAMPNLAPGLIFLIAWAFGLEKVELRCKYSRAKIAGTLLCVTGAILMSLMQDSTKSQKDLPSSHPDHKDNLFDSEKIKGSLYLMAAIVVLSSNIVLQAATLGNFPAPISLCAITSLIGMVLTGFVQFIQQGSLEIGLPLLSIRDLVGYSVLAGIVSGACVSFNNWAMKKRGPVLVSVFSPVGTVLTVVLSAVTLRDTITIGSLAGMFLMFTGLYFVLWAKRKEGFLNNNMSNSSSEIA; encoded by the exons ATGggatcttcaagtagaaagagggATTTTTTTGAAGATTTTGCAATAATAGGAGGATTAATAGGGGTACAATTCATGTATGCAGGAAATTCAGTTGTTTCTAGTTATCTTATGTTGTTAGGTTTCAAGCCTTCATCTCTCATAATCTTGTCTTCATTGGCCACTTTTCTCATCCTTTGTCCCTTTTCCTTCATGTTTGAAAG GATTCAATGGCCCAGGCAAATGAGTTTGAAGTTATTGATTCAACTATTTCTTATTTCATTTGGAGG GGTTACATTATTCCAATCTTTGTTCATGAAGGGAATCAAACTTACTTCACCTGCAATGGCAACAGCTATGCCAAATCTTGCACCAGGACTCATCTTTCTCATTGCTTGGGCATTTGG ATTAGAGAAAGTGGAGCTAAGATGCAAATACAGCAGAGCTAAAATTGCAGGGACATTATTGTGTGTTACGGGGGCTATATTGATGAGCCTAATGCAAGATAGCACAAAATCCCAAAAAGATTTACCATCTTCACATCCTGATCACAaggacaacttgtttgactcagAGAAGATCAAAGGTTCATTGTACCTCATGGCAGCTATTGTCGTGTTATCGAGCAATATCGTCTTACAG GCAGCAACACTCGGAAATTTTCCGGCACCAATCTCATTGTGTGCTATAACTTCACTTATAGGCATGGTATTGACTGGATTTGTACAATTTATTCAACAAGGTTCCTTGGAGATTGGATTGCCCCTCTTAAGTATCCGCGATTTAGTTGGCTACTCAGTATTG GCAGGTATTGTTAGTGGAGCATGTGTGAGTTTCAATAATTGGGCAATGAAGAAAAGAGGGCCAGTGTTAGTATCTGTATTTAGTCCTGTTGGAACTGTGTTGACTGTGGTTCTTTCTGCTGTCACATTAAGGGACACAATAACAATTGGAAG CCTTGCTGGTATGTTTCTGATGTTTACGGGTCTATATTTCGTGCTATGGGCTAAAAGGAAAGAAGGATTTCTAAATAATAATATGTCCAACTCTTCATCAGAAA TAGCATGA
- the LOC132635121 gene encoding WAT1-related protein At5g47470-like isoform X1 — protein sequence MGSSSRKRDFFEDFAIIGGLIGVQFMYAGNSVVSSYLMLLGFKPSSLIILSSLATFLILCPFSFMFERIQWPRQMSLKLLIQLFLISFGGVTLFQSLFMKGIKLTSPAMATAMPNLAPGLIFLIAWAFGLEKVELRCKYSRAKIAGTLLCVTGAILMSLMQDSTKSQKDLPSSHPDHKDNLFDSEKIKGSLYLMAAIVVLSSNIVLQAATLGNFPAPISLCAITSLIGMVLTGFVQFIQQGSLEIGLPLLSIRDLVGYSVLAGIVSGACVSFNNWAMKKRGPVLVSVFSPVGTVLTVVLSAVTLRDTITIGSLAGMFLMFTGLYFVLWAKRKEGFLNNNMSNSSSESEYDVEKPLLH from the exons ATGggatcttcaagtagaaagagggATTTTTTTGAAGATTTTGCAATAATAGGAGGATTAATAGGGGTACAATTCATGTATGCAGGAAATTCAGTTGTTTCTAGTTATCTTATGTTGTTAGGTTTCAAGCCTTCATCTCTCATAATCTTGTCTTCATTGGCCACTTTTCTCATCCTTTGTCCCTTTTCCTTCATGTTTGAAAG GATTCAATGGCCCAGGCAAATGAGTTTGAAGTTATTGATTCAACTATTTCTTATTTCATTTGGAGG GGTTACATTATTCCAATCTTTGTTCATGAAGGGAATCAAACTTACTTCACCTGCAATGGCAACAGCTATGCCAAATCTTGCACCAGGACTCATCTTTCTCATTGCTTGGGCATTTGG ATTAGAGAAAGTGGAGCTAAGATGCAAATACAGCAGAGCTAAAATTGCAGGGACATTATTGTGTGTTACGGGGGCTATATTGATGAGCCTAATGCAAGATAGCACAAAATCCCAAAAAGATTTACCATCTTCACATCCTGATCACAaggacaacttgtttgactcagAGAAGATCAAAGGTTCATTGTACCTCATGGCAGCTATTGTCGTGTTATCGAGCAATATCGTCTTACAG GCAGCAACACTCGGAAATTTTCCGGCACCAATCTCATTGTGTGCTATAACTTCACTTATAGGCATGGTATTGACTGGATTTGTACAATTTATTCAACAAGGTTCCTTGGAGATTGGATTGCCCCTCTTAAGTATCCGCGATTTAGTTGGCTACTCAGTATTG GCAGGTATTGTTAGTGGAGCATGTGTGAGTTTCAATAATTGGGCAATGAAGAAAAGAGGGCCAGTGTTAGTATCTGTATTTAGTCCTGTTGGAACTGTGTTGACTGTGGTTCTTTCTGCTGTCACATTAAGGGACACAATAACAATTGGAAG CCTTGCTGGTATGTTTCTGATGTTTACGGGTCTATATTTCGTGCTATGGGCTAAAAGGAAAGAAGGATTTCTAAATAATAATATGTCCAACTCTTCATCAGAAAGTGAGTACGATGTGGAGAAGCCTCTTTTACATTAA
- the LOC132635120 gene encoding LOW QUALITY PROTEIN: putative pentatricopeptide repeat-containing protein At5g47460 (The sequence of the model RefSeq protein was modified relative to this genomic sequence to represent the inferred CDS: inserted 2 bases in 1 codon) gives MSRSYKQNXMHTKLYKKFINFELIKKCSIQQLCKKQQNCSFFSKSISTTTKTQQKDDFNSKNIFISNDLNSEIALLNDFQMLNSGSKPNAYTLVHLTRSCTNLGWLSHSEQLHCYILKSGYVNSVFVTTSLVNFYVKTQLLSNAQQLFDEMTEPNVVTWATLISGYVRSGQFTAALNLFIQLERSELCSDSYSFTATLSACGSLGLVQLGKSIHSKIVKFGVECSIVVLNSLIDMYGKCGSVEESTRVFNSMMEKDTISWNSVIAANARNNRLDQAFDFLRQMPEPDTVSYNEVISGVAQFGNIEDAVGMLYRIPSSNSSSWNSIITGYVNRGRAQEALRFFQNMHLSNVLMDQFTFSSILSGIANIAAITWGRLMHCCTVKYGVNETVVVGTALIDMYSKCGQMNEADALFRSLPQKNLITWNTIISGHAHNGNSNEVIRLFEQLKLVKDLQPDGITFLNVLAACWHNKMSFKAANEYFELMVKEYEICPMPEHCSSMIGLMGQEGDVSKAEKMIYELGFENCGLIWKALLGASLTCGDIKIAEVAAAKVIELEGDNEFVYVLMSNMYALHRKWIDVGGMREQMKEKRVRKEAGRSWIEVENSNLIPSIM, from the exons ATGTCAAGATCTTACAAACAAAA TATGCATACAAAATTATACAAAAAGTTCATCAACTTTGAACTAATCAAGAAATGCTCTATCCAACAACTGTGCAAAAAGCAGCAAAATTGTTCCTTCTTCTCTAAGTCCATTAGCACCACTACAAAAACCCAACAAAAAGATGACTTTAATTCAAAAAACATATTTATTTCCAATGACCTTAATTCTGAAATAGCCCTGCTTAATGACTTTCAAATGTTAAACTCTGGTTCAAAGCCTAATGCTTATACTCTGGTTCACTTGACCCGATCATGTACAAATCTTGGTTGGTTGTCACATAGTGAACAGCTTCATTGCTACATTTTAAAATCAGGGTATGTCAACAGTGTCTTTGTTACTACATCTTTGGTCAATTTCTATGTGAAAACTCAGCTTTTGAGTAATGCACAACAACTGTTTGATGAAATGACTGAACCAAATGTAGTTACTTGGGCTACGTTGATATCGGGTTATGTTCGTTCTGGGCAGTTTACTGCTGCTCTGAACTTGTTTATTCAGCTGGAAAGATCGGAACTTTGTTCCGATTCATACTCTTTTACAGCTACTCTATCTGCATGTGGATCACTCGGTTTAGTACAGCTAGGAAAATCAATACATTCCAAGATTGTGAAATTTGGTGTTGAGTGTAGCATTGTGGTGTTAAATTCTTTGATTGACATGTATGGAAAATGTGGTTCTGTTGAAGAATCAACTAGGGTGTTTAATAGTATGATGGAGAAGGATACGATTTCTTGGAATTCAGTTATTGCAGCAAATGCAAGAAACAACAGGCTTGATCAGGCATTTGATTTCTTGCGTCAAATGCCTGAACCTGATACTGTTTCATATAATGAGGTAATTAGTGGTGTGGCACAGTTTGGTAACATAGAAGATGCTGTTGGTATGTTATATAGGATACCGAGCTCGAACTCATCATCATGGAATTCGATAATCACAGGATATGTAAACCGAGGCAGAGCACAAGAAGCTCTGCGGTTTTTTCAAAACATGCATCTTAGTAATGTTCTCATGGATCAATTCACCTTTTCAAGTATATTAAGTGGCATTGCGAATATAGCAGCTATAACATGGGGAAGGTTGATGCATTGTTGCACAGTGAAGTATGGTGTGAATGAGACTGTTGTTGTTGGAACTGCACTCATTGACATGTATTCTAAATGTGGGCAGATGAATGAAGCTGACGCTCTGTTTAGATCGCTCCCTCAGAAGAATCTAATAACCTGGAACACGATTATATCTGGACATGCTCATAACGGGAACTCAAATGAAGTGATCCGGTTGTTTGAGCAGTTGAAATTGGTGAAAGATTTACAACCGGATGGTATTACATTCTTGAATGTCTTGGCTGCATGTTGGCATAACAAAATGTCTTTCAAGGCAGCAAATGAGTATTTCGAATTGATGGTCAAGGAGTATGAGATATGTCCTATGCCGGAACATTGTTCTTCAATGATAGGGCTAATGGGACAAGAAGGGGATGTGAGTAAGGCAGAGAAAATGATATATGAACTGGGATTTGAAAACTGTGGATTAATTTGGAAGGCATTACTAGGTGCTTCTCTCACTTGTGGGGATATAAAGATAGCAGAAGTGGCTGCTGCAAAGGTGATAGAATTGGAAGGTGATAACGAGTTTGTCTATGTACTAATGTCTAACATGTACGCATTGCATAGAAAGTGGATAGATGTTGGTGGCATGAGGGAGCAGATGAAGGAGAAAAGAGTGAGAAAAGAAGCTGGTCGGAGTTGGATTGAAGTGGAAAACTCAAATCTAATTCCATCTATTATGTGA
- the LOC132635122 gene encoding protein NONRESPONDING TO OXYLIPINS 2, mitochondrial-like isoform X2 codes for MASRCSRIINRASISSIRSAIKLNSQSAPSTTSFSSFSASTRSTSSPLRRFSISRIPSELGGLQSMLPLHNAVATARMTSCLSSTSRSCRALSQELGLSVPR; via the exons ATGGCTTCAAGGTGTAGTAGAATTATAAATAGGGCTTCAATTTCTTCAATCAGATCTGCAATTAAACTCAATTCCCAATCAGCTCCTTCTACGACGTCGTTTTCTAGTTTCTCTGCTTCAACCAGATCTACTTCGTCTCCTCTTCGACGTTTCTCCATTTCAAG AATTCCGTCGGAGCTGGGAGGATTGCAGTCTATGTTGCCACTACACAATGCAGTTGCTACAGCGAGGATGACGTCATGCCTGAGCTCAACATCGAGGAGTTGCAGAGCTCTTTCACAGG AGCTGGGTCTCTCGGTACCAAGGTGA
- the LOC132635122 gene encoding protein NONRESPONDING TO OXYLIPINS 2, mitochondrial-like isoform X3 yields MASRCSRIINRASISSIRSAIKLNSQSAPSTTSFSSFSASTRSTSSPLRRFSISRIPSELGGLQSMLPLHNAVATARMTSCLSSTSRSCRALSQDDTEGT; encoded by the exons ATGGCTTCAAGGTGTAGTAGAATTATAAATAGGGCTTCAATTTCTTCAATCAGATCTGCAATTAAACTCAATTCCCAATCAGCTCCTTCTACGACGTCGTTTTCTAGTTTCTCTGCTTCAACCAGATCTACTTCGTCTCCTCTTCGACGTTTCTCCATTTCAAG AATTCCGTCGGAGCTGGGAGGATTGCAGTCTATGTTGCCACTACACAATGCAGTTGCTACAGCGAGGATGACGTCATGCCTGAGCTCAACATCGAGGAGTTGCAGAGCTCTTTCACAGG ATGATACTGAAGGAACGTGA
- the LOC132635122 gene encoding protein NONRESPONDING TO OXYLIPINS 2, mitochondrial-like isoform X4, with protein MASRCSRIINRASISSIRSAIKLNSQSAPSTTSFSSFSASTRSTSSPLRRFSISRIPSELGGLQSMLPLHNAVATARMTSCLSSTSRSCRALSQGT; from the exons ATGGCTTCAAGGTGTAGTAGAATTATAAATAGGGCTTCAATTTCTTCAATCAGATCTGCAATTAAACTCAATTCCCAATCAGCTCCTTCTACGACGTCGTTTTCTAGTTTCTCTGCTTCAACCAGATCTACTTCGTCTCCTCTTCGACGTTTCTCCATTTCAAG AATTCCGTCGGAGCTGGGAGGATTGCAGTCTATGTTGCCACTACACAATGCAGTTGCTACAGCGAGGATGACGTCATGCCTGAGCTCAACATCGAGGAGTTGCAGAGCTCTTTCACAGG GCACATGA
- the LOC132635122 gene encoding protein NONRESPONDING TO OXYLIPINS 2, mitochondrial-like isoform X1, translating into MASRCSRIINRASISSIRSAIKLNSQSAPSTTSFSSFSASTRSTSSPLRRFSISRIPSELGGLQSMLPLHNAVATARMTSCLSSTSRSCRALSQGTLCCTSPDL; encoded by the exons ATGGCTTCAAGGTGTAGTAGAATTATAAATAGGGCTTCAATTTCTTCAATCAGATCTGCAATTAAACTCAATTCCCAATCAGCTCCTTCTACGACGTCGTTTTCTAGTTTCTCTGCTTCAACCAGATCTACTTCGTCTCCTCTTCGACGTTTCTCCATTTCAAG AATTCCGTCGGAGCTGGGAGGATTGCAGTCTATGTTGCCACTACACAATGCAGTTGCTACAGCGAGGATGACGTCATGCCTGAGCTCAACATCGAGGAGTTGCAGAGCTCTTTCACAGGGTACTCTTTGCTGCACCTCTCCAGACCTCTAG
- the LOC132635125 gene encoding metalloendoproteinase 1-MMP — translation MYYHTFALFFLLFSLPSFPARILQQNDPLTELTDNIQNATWHAFVKFLDAGKGTQVTGMSELKKYFQRFGYLSIPNQNFTDFFDEDLESAVLNYQKNLGLTVTGKLDDETVNEIMLPRCGMSDSAHDHDHDHSSLLHTTKNYAYFYGRPRWTKTSPMILSYAFSPNSMIDYIDESVIKTVFQRSFSRWSSAIPVNFTEADDYSSADIKIGFYHGDHGDGEPFDGVLGVLAHAFSPENGKFHLDAAETWAVDFDDQRSRVAVDLESVVTHEIGHVLGLAHSSVKNAVMYPSLSPRTKKRDLKLDDVEGVQALYGSNPNFKYTSSLEHDMSSSNRRRTSKWTNTFFGLVALVFSLCL, via the coding sequence ATGTATTATCACACTTTTGCTCTGTTCTTTCTTCTCTTTTCGCTTCCTTCTTTTCCCGCCAGAATACTACAGCAAAACGATCCTTTAACAGAACTcaccgataatattcaaaatgcCACGTGGCATGCTTTCGTTAAATTCCTCGATGCCGGAAAAGGTACTCAGGTCACCGGTATGTCTGAGCTCAAAAAATACTTCCAACGATTCGGATATTTATCAATTCCAAATCAAAATTTCACCGATTTTTTCGACGAAGATTTAGAGTCTGCAGTACTAAATTACCAAAAAAACCTCGGTTTAACAGTCACCGGAAAATTAGACGATGAAACTGTGAACGAAATTATGTTGCCACGTTGCGGTATGAGTGATTCAGCTCATGATCATGATCATGATCACAGTTCGTTATTACATACTACGAAAAATTACGCGTATTTTTACGGTAGACCTAGGTGGACAAAAACGTCACCTATGATATTATCGTACGCTTTTTCTCCGAATTCGATGATCGATTACATCGATGAATCGGTAATTAAGACCGTTTTTCAACGGTCTTTTTCGCGGTGGTCGTCCGCGATTCCCGTGAATTTCACGGAAGCGGACGATTATTCCAGCGCGGATATTAAGATCGGGTTTTATCACGGTGATCACGGTGACGGAGAGCCGTTTGATGGAGTGTTAGGAGTGTTAGCTCATGCTTTTTCACCGGAAAATGGGAAGTTTCATTTAGATGCAGCTGAAACATGGGCCGTTGATTTTGATGATCAACGGTCAAGAGTTGCAGTTGATTTAGAATCAGTTGTTACCCATGAGATTGGGCATGTACTTGGGCTTGCTCATTCTTCGGTTAAGAATGCAGTAATGTACCCAAGTTTAAGCCCAAGAACGAAGAAAAGGGATTTAAAGCTTGATGACGTGGAAGGAGTCCAGGCTTTATATGGGTCAAACCCGAATTTTAAGTACACGTCATCATTGGAGCATGACATGTCATCATCAAATAGAAGAAGAACTTCAAAGTGGACCAATACTTTTTTTGGGTTGGTGGCTTTGGTGTTTTCATTGTGTTTATGA